The Trichomycterus rosablanca isolate fTriRos1 chromosome 15, fTriRos1.hap1, whole genome shotgun sequence genome contains a region encoding:
- the LOC134328379 gene encoding arf-GAP with coiled-coil, ANK repeat and PH domain-containing protein 2-like has protein sequence MAEKQKRRENQRASLMQRFFCWPVCLTRPQTSSQDDLNEDSRQKYDVDRENRIVMEGFLFKRASNVFKTWNRRWFMIKDNQLIYKSKSKREATVLIEDVRLCRIEHCENIRHSFHFQLVSPTKRCFLKADSEEIGQAWMKVIQNIITKPDDADRSDSLEQNSSPHCPLKRGGKADARGSLRKKGTRFRPKKKAPTRHSGLQQGRAKAIGPEKITRGQLTRLNPQSGNRDLSWLGSRATTV, from the exons ATGGCTGAGAAACAGAAGAGACGTGAGAACCAACGTGCTTCTTTAATGCAGAGATTCTTTTGTTGGCCGGTTTGTCTGACCCGTCCTCAGACGTCTTCTCAGGACGACCTGAATGAGGACAGCAGACAGAAATACGATGTGGACAGAGAGAACAGGATCGTTATGGAGGGATTTCTGTTCAAGAGGGCCAGCAATGTGTTTAAGACATGGAACAG GCGCTGGTTTATGATTAAGGACAATCAGCTCATTTACAAGAGCAAGTCTAAG cgtgaggcgactgtgctgaTAGAAGATGTGAGATTGTGTAGGATTGAACACTGTGAGAACATCAGACACAGCTTTCACTTCCAGCTGGTTTCACCCACTAA gaggTGTTTTTTGAAAGCTGATTCGGAGGAGATTGGACAGGCTTGGATGAAAGTAATACAGAACATCATTACCAAGCCTGATGATGCTGACAGATCAGACAGCTTGGAG CAAAACTCCTCCCCTCACTGTCCCTTGAAAAGAGGCGGTAAAGCTGATGCAAGAGGCTCTCTCAGAAAAAAAGGAACACGCTTTCGACCCAAGAAAAAGGCTCCAACTCGACACTCTGGACTTCAACAAGGAAGAGCTAAAGCCATCGGACCTGAGAAGATCACCAGAGGACAGCTGACCCGACTGAATCCCCAGTCTGGTAACCGTGACCTCAGCTGGCTTGGCTCTAGAGCCACTACCGTCTAG